From Pelmatolapia mariae isolate MD_Pm_ZW linkage group LG1, Pm_UMD_F_2, whole genome shotgun sequence, one genomic window encodes:
- the LOC134623978 gene encoding annexin A2-B-like, translating into MALVSEFLGQLTLSYSGEPEAKYPTVVPARDFDPARDAARIDTAIKTKGVDEQTIIDILTRRSCEQRREIAFEYERFAKKDLVSALKGALSGSLEVLILGLMKSTAQYDASELKASMKGLGTDEETLIEIVCSRNNEELAEIKRVYRDMFKKDLEKDVAGDTSGNFAKLLLALVQTRRDEPSNVVDYEKIDEDARALYEAGVKRKGTDVVTWIEIMSQRSFPHLQKVFERYKSYSPYDMKESIRKEVKGDLEKSFLTLVECFENRQLYFASRLNEAMKSKGAKEKVLTRIIVSRCEVDLIKIRTEFKKHFKRSLYQTITEHTKGDYQKALLSLCGGDD; encoded by the exons ATGGCGCTGGTGTCTGAGTTTCTGGGTCAGCTGACGCTGTCGTACAGTGGG GAACCAGAGGCCAAATACCCCACCGTGGTGCCGGCCCGAGACTTCGACCCGGCCCGTGATGCTGCCAGGATCGACACGGCCATTAAAACCAAAG GTGTGGACGAACAGACCATCATCGACATCCTGACGAGACGGAGCTGCGAGCAGCGCAGAGAGATCGCCTTTGAATACGAACGATTTGCCAAGAAG GATCTGGTCAGTGCCCTGAAGGGGGCGCTATCCGGTTCTCTGGAGGTTCTGATTTTGGGTCTGATGAAAAGCACCGCTCAGTATGACGCCTCGGAGCTCAAAGCCTCCATGAAG GGACTGGGGACCGACGAGGAGACCTTAATCGAGATCGTCTGCTCCAGGAACAATGAAGAACTAGCTGAGATCAAGAGGGtttacagagaca tgtttaagaaGGACTTAGAGAAAGACGTAGCAGGAGACACGTCGGGAAACTTTGCTAAACTGCTGCTGGCTCTGGTTCAG acaAGACGAGACGAACCTTCGAATGTCGTCGACTATGAGAAGATTGATGAGGATGCCAGA GCTCTGTATGAAGCCGGAGTGAAGAGGAAGGGAACCGACGTGGTGACCTGGATCGAAATCATGTCTCAGAGAAGCTTCCCCCACCTGCAGAAAG tgtTTGAGAGGTATAAGAGCTACAGCCCCTACGACATGAAGGAGAGCATCAGGAAGGAGGTGAAGGGAGATCTGGAGAAGTCCTTCCTCACTCTGG TGGAGTGCTTTGAAAACAGGCAGCTGTACTTTGCCAGCAGACTCAATGAAGCCATGAAG AGTAAAGGAGCGAAGGAGAAGGTGCTGACCAGGATCATCGTTTCTCGCTGTGAAGTCGACCTGATCAAGATCAGAACAGAGTTCAAGAAGCATTTCAAGAGGTCGCTGTACCAGACCATCACT GAGCACACTAAAGGAGACTACCAGAAAGCTCTGCTCAGTCTGTGTGGAGGAGACGACTGA